The window ACGCTGGTTCTGCGTACCCGCTGATCCGCATTTGGGCGGTTTGGTGCCTGTTTGGGTGGTTCGCCTTGATTTGGGGACCCCGCCAAATGGGCCTGTGCGGGTCAAAAGGCGAGGTCAAGGAACTTCACCCGCACCGCGAGTTTAGGCCCATTTGCCCCAAATCAAGGCGAACCACCCAAACAGGCCGTTGGGGTCGGGCCGTCACCTAGTGCTGTTCGCCAAGATGGATGGCGTCCGCCACGTGGGCGAACCCGACTTTCAGGTAGACCTGTTCCGCACCGTCGTCGCCAGGAGTGAGCCACGCCAAGGTGACGCCTGCTCGCTCGGCGGCTGTGCGCACGGCGTACGCGGTCACCAGTGTCGCCAGGCCCTTGCGGCGGTGTTCCGCGGCGGTGGCGATACCGGCGATCTCGGCCACCCCGTCGGCGACCCCGCTCCAGAACGCCACTGCGACTGGCTTGCCGTCCAAGCGGGCGAGCACTGATCCGCCGCTTTCCGCGGGACCTGGCTCGCCACTGACACCCGGCTCACCGGGCGCGCCGAATGCGATGTGCGCGACGGCGTTGGCGGCGGTTGCGTCGCCCGCGGTGGTGACGCGTTGGATGGTCACGCCGTGGGGGATCTCGGGAACGGTCACGTCGGCCGGGTCGACAGTCATCACCGGTATCCGGGCGGTCACCGCCAGACCCGCGGCGATCAGGAGGTCGGCCGCGCCGGGGCTGGCCTGTTCGATCAGTTCGAACCGGAGCAGGCCGGGCGGGAAAGCGGCGCGGAGGACCTCCACGCTGTCGGCGAGGTCGGTCACCCGCTCGCCGGGCTCGGTCGCCACGGCGTAGGACGCCATCGGGTGGCCGCCCTCGGTGAGCATGCCGGTGAACGGCCCTGCCGGGATGACGGTCTTCGACCGGGCCAGCCCGTCGCGTTGGGCGGTGGCGATTCGGGTGGCCAGGAGATCGGTTTCAAGCACGGACGGGACCGTAGTCCGGCCGCCGTCGTCGTCGCCCCCGAATTATCGAGGGCGACGACAACAACTGGTCTAACGGCGGCGGAGGGTCCGCTGCACGCTGCGCATCTTGGCGCCGGGGGGCATGGGGCCCTTCGGCATGGCCGCGCCGCGGTTGGCGATGGCGGCGAGACGCTTCTCCACCGTGTCCATCTCGGCCGGGCGCAGGTTGTTCGGCAGCTTCATCAGGTGCCGCTGCAGGTTGCGCAGCTGGACCTGGCCCTCTTCGTTGCCGACGATCACGTCGTAGATCGGGGTGTCGCCGACGATGCGGGCGATGCGCTTCTTCTCCTGGGCGAGCAGGTTCTTCACCCGGTGCGGCGCGCCCTCGGCGACGAGGATGACGCCGGGCCTGCCGATCACCCGGTGGACCGCGTCGAGCTGCGTGGTGCCCGCGACGGTCGGGGTGACCCGCCAGCGGCCGCGCAGGTTCTCCAGCGCCCAGGCCGCGGCGCCGGGCTGGCCGTCCGCCTTCGAGTAGACGTTCTTCTGCACCCGCCTGCCGAAGATGATCACCGCGGCCAACGCGCCGAGGGCGATGCCCACCGGCAGCAGGAACCACTCGATCCCGAGCAGCAGCCCGATGCCGAAAACGACGCCGGTCACCACCAGGAGGGCGCCCAGCATCCAGGGGATGAGGGCCTTGTCCTCCTTGCGCTGCATGTTGAACGCCTGGAAGAGCTGTCCGCGCTTCGCCTTCGACGCAGCCTTGCGCGCCTTCTTGGCTTCCTTGGCGGCCGCCTTGTCCTGCTTGTCAGCCATAACCACCAGGATACGGTGCGTGGTCCCGCGTCCGTCGGGTGCGCTCTGATGTCAGGATGGTCGACATGGCAGGCGCACCCGATCCGCTCGACGGGCTCGACCCGGACCAGCTCGCCGCGGTGACCGCCCCGCGCGGGCCCGTGTGCGTCCTCGCGGGCGCGGGGACCGGCAAGACCCGGACCATCGTCAGCCGGATCGCCCACCTCATCCACGCCGGGCACGTCAGCGCCGGGCAGGTCCTGGCGGTCACGTTCACCGCGCGGGCCGCGGGGGAGATGCGCACCCGGCTGCGCGCGCTCGACATCCACGCCGCGCAGGCCAGGACCTTCCACGCCGCCGCTCTGCGTCAGCTGCGCTACTTCTGGCCCCGGGTCGTCGGCGGCGAGCAGTGGGAGCTGATCGACGGCAAGCTGCGCCTGGTCTCGCAGGTCGCGAACAAGCTCGGCCTGGGCACGGAGCGGGAGACCCTGCGCGACCTGGCGAGTGAGATCGAGTGGGCCAAGGCGTCGCTGATCGCGCCCGCGGACTACCCGGCCGCCGTCGCGCGCTTCCACCGTGAGACACCGGCGCCCGCGGAGAAGGTCGCCGAGGTCTACACCGGCTACGAGGCGCTGAAGAACCGCGCCAACCAGCTCGACTTCGACGACCTGCTGCTGCACACCGCCGCCGCCCTGGAGGAGCACTCCGCGGTGGCCGAGGAGTTCCGCGACCGCTACCGCTGCTTCGTGGTCGACGAGTACCAGGACGTCACCCCGCTGCAGCAGCGGGTCCTCGACGCCTGGCTGGGCCGCCGCGACGACCTCACCGTGGTCGGCGACGCGAACCAGACGATCTACTCCTTCGCCGGCGCCTCGGCCCGGCCGCTGCTCGACTTCACCCGCCGCTTCCCCGAGGCGACCGTCGTGCGCCTAGAGCGTGACTATCGCTCA is drawn from Actinokineospora alba and contains these coding sequences:
- a CDS encoding GNAT family N-acetyltransferase; translated protein: MLETDLLATRIATAQRDGLARSKTVIPAGPFTGMLTEGGHPMASYAVATEPGERVTDLADSVEVLRAAFPPGLLRFELIEQASPGAADLLIAAGLAVTARIPVMTVDPADVTVPEIPHGVTIQRVTTAGDATAANAVAHIAFGAPGEPGVSGEPGPAESGGSVLARLDGKPVAVAFWSGVADGVAEIAGIATAAEHRRKGLATLVTAYAVRTAAERAGVTLAWLTPGDDGAEQVYLKVGFAHVADAIHLGEQH
- a CDS encoding DUF4191 domain-containing protein gives rise to the protein MADKQDKAAAKEAKKARKAASKAKRGQLFQAFNMQRKEDKALIPWMLGALLVVTGVVFGIGLLLGIEWFLLPVGIALGALAAVIIFGRRVQKNVYSKADGQPGAAAWALENLRGRWRVTPTVAGTTQLDAVHRVIGRPGVILVAEGAPHRVKNLLAQEKKRIARIVGDTPIYDVIVGNEEGQVQLRNLQRHLMKLPNNLRPAEMDTVEKRLAAIANRGAAMPKGPMPPGAKMRSVQRTLRRR